One window of Thermocoleostomius sinensis A174 genomic DNA carries:
- a CDS encoding Mrp/NBP35 family ATP-binding protein gives MLDTSTVLEVLRPVQDPELRKSLVDLNMIRNVQVDHGKVSFTLVLTTPACPLRQFIVEDCERAVKTLPGVDTVVVDVTAETPQQKALPDRAGIAGVKNILAVSSGKGGVGKSTVAVNVAVALAQLGAKVGVIDADIYGPNTPMMLGLGNAKVTVQQTANGEILEPAFNYGVKLVSMGFLIDFDQPVIWRGPMLNGIIRQFLYQVQWGDLDYLIVDMPPGTGDAQLTLAQAVPMAGAVIVTTPQSVALQDARRGLRMFQQLQVPVLGIVENMSYFVPPDLPDRQYDIFGSGGGEKTSQELGLPLLGCVPLEMPVREGGDRGIPIVIDSPASISAQALMAIAQQIAARVSVAALS, from the coding sequence ATGCTTGATACAAGTACCGTACTAGAGGTGCTGCGGCCGGTGCAAGATCCTGAACTTCGCAAAAGCTTAGTTGACTTGAATATGATTCGGAATGTTCAGGTGGATCACGGTAAGGTTAGCTTCACGTTGGTTTTAACCACTCCTGCCTGCCCTTTGCGCCAATTTATCGTGGAAGATTGTGAACGGGCCGTCAAAACTTTACCAGGTGTAGATACCGTTGTTGTAGATGTTACGGCTGAAACTCCGCAACAGAAAGCCTTGCCCGATCGCGCTGGCATTGCTGGTGTTAAAAATATCTTGGCAGTTTCCAGTGGTAAAGGTGGAGTCGGTAAAAGCACCGTGGCGGTGAATGTGGCGGTGGCGCTGGCTCAGTTAGGGGCAAAGGTAGGGGTGATTGATGCTGATATCTATGGCCCCAACACGCCAATGATGCTAGGTTTGGGCAATGCCAAGGTAACGGTACAGCAAACGGCCAATGGTGAAATCCTAGAACCTGCCTTTAATTACGGTGTGAAGCTAGTTTCGATGGGCTTTTTGATCGACTTTGATCAACCCGTGATTTGGCGCGGCCCTATGTTGAATGGCATTATCCGTCAATTTCTTTACCAAGTTCAGTGGGGCGACCTAGATTACTTAATCGTAGACATGCCACCTGGAACTGGTGATGCCCAGTTGACCCTGGCACAGGCAGTCCCGATGGCAGGTGCGGTTATTGTCACAACCCCGCAATCGGTTGCGTTACAAGATGCTCGACGCGGGTTGCGCATGTTTCAACAACTGCAAGTTCCAGTTTTGGGTATTGTTGAAAATATGAGCTACTTTGTACCACCCGATCTGCCCGATCGCCAGTACGATATTTTTGGCTCTGGGGGCGGTGAAAAAACCTCTCAAGAACTTGGACTGCCCCTCTTGGGCTGTGTTCCTCTGGAAATGCCCGTTCGAGAAGGTGGCGACCGAGGAATTCCCATTGTTATTGACTCTCCAGCGTCTATATCAGCACAAGCATTAATGGCGATCGCTCAACAGATTGCCGCTAGGGTCTCCGTTGCAGCCCTGTCCTAA
- a CDS encoding SRPBCC family protein, which yields MSSFWCKLIHRPFNGLPPLAGTYHVLSSASVDDLWRKVVDLADVSWHPLLVRTNVPYGLIPKPGLIYQAVSRLFPISIRIFVERVQPNELLSVRIYALPGLEERVTYRMESTLCGTRVSYSATLRGWLSPLVWSVIRPYAARVASELAQAAERDLQQTESPSPGTSKPNLDLLLVFLSLGMGWGLGVRG from the coding sequence ATGTCAAGCTTCTGGTGCAAATTGATTCATAGACCCTTCAATGGCTTGCCGCCGCTAGCTGGAACTTATCATGTTCTCAGTTCCGCTTCGGTGGATGATCTTTGGCGAAAAGTGGTTGATTTAGCAGATGTTTCTTGGCATCCGCTGTTGGTTCGTACCAATGTTCCCTACGGATTAATTCCTAAACCCGGTTTAATTTATCAAGCAGTCAGTCGGCTTTTCCCAATCTCCATCCGGATTTTTGTCGAACGAGTCCAGCCCAACGAACTGTTAAGCGTGCGAATTTATGCCTTGCCAGGACTGGAAGAACGAGTCACCTATCGGATGGAATCCACGTTGTGCGGCACGCGAGTGTCTTATTCGGCTACCTTACGGGGGTGGCTGTCGCCGTTGGTGTGGTCGGTCATTCGTCCTTATGCAGCCCGGGTTGCCAGTGAGTTGGCACAAGCAGCCGAGCGCGATCTCCAACAAACAGAGTCCCCGTCACCAGGTACCTCTAAACCCAATTTAGACTTGCTGTTGGTTTTCTTGTCCCTTGGCATGGGTTGGGGATTAGGAGTTCGAGGGTAG